One Brachyspira suanatina DNA segment encodes these proteins:
- a CDS encoding MarR family winged helix-turn-helix transcriptional regulator, with product MKNIGYDVCYTARKIYQYIGKQINEFDITPEQLIVLKELAKEEGISQKELSFRLDKDQNTVKAMIDKLESKSFIIRKENKLDKRAFSLFLTDKAKENLPIMETYESKVLENIVKELSEEDTNKFTSILEKIRKNISDV from the coding sequence ATTAAAAATATAGGATACGATGTTTGTTATACTGCTAGAAAAATATATCAGTATATAGGCAAACAAATAAATGAATTTGATATTACACCGGAACAGTTAATAGTATTAAAAGAACTTGCCAAAGAAGAAGGAATATCTCAAAAAGAATTATCATTCAGACTAGATAAAGATCAAAATACAGTAAAAGCTATGATAGACAAATTGGAATCAAAATCTTTTATAATTAGAAAAGAAAATAAACTTGATAAAAGAGCCTTTTCATTATTTCTAACAGATAAAGCAAAAGAGAATCTTCCCATTATGGAAACTTATGAAAGTAAAGTTTTAGAAAATATAGTAAAAGAATTAAGCGAAGAAGATACAAATAAATTTACATCTATATTAGAGAAAATAAGAAAAAATATATCAGATGTATAA